One Pseudodesulfovibrio senegalensis DNA segment encodes these proteins:
- a CDS encoding major capsid protein: MPINATDFADAKNPELYKTIVETVNGASPVLDFLPFMPLNNDTFKYNSEGLLPGVAYRNYNEEYTENTSVVVPSVEYLRIFGGDSDIDVKMMEANGGIAYRANEDRKKAKAQALFFANEFFVGDSENNTVNRIDGLRARLTGDQVLDAGSSDGGDELTLDMLDELIVSVDGENPDVLFMNPKLWLKVNKLVQGTARATEQVSGNFGKLYPTYAGIPIAKIGSVSMDNPANPGTPIVLNPLGFNEPDLDDGSQSVTTSIYAVKFGKGEYVSGLQCGAFDVEDCGKLPGMNKERTKLDWMAGLATFHPKSAARLRGLKG, encoded by the coding sequence ATGCCCATCAATGCTACTGACTTCGCTGATGCGAAGAACCCCGAACTGTACAAGACCATCGTGGAGACCGTGAACGGTGCCAGCCCCGTGCTGGACTTCCTGCCGTTCATGCCGCTCAACAACGACACCTTCAAGTACAACTCTGAAGGTCTGCTTCCCGGCGTTGCCTATCGCAACTACAACGAGGAATACACCGAGAACACCAGCGTGGTTGTTCCGAGCGTGGAATACCTCCGCATCTTCGGTGGTGACTCTGACATTGACGTGAAGATGATGGAAGCCAACGGCGGCATCGCCTACCGCGCCAACGAAGACCGCAAGAAAGCGAAAGCGCAGGCTCTGTTCTTCGCCAATGAGTTCTTCGTTGGTGACTCCGAAAACAACACCGTGAACCGCATTGACGGCCTCCGCGCCCGTCTGACCGGCGATCAGGTGCTTGACGCTGGCTCTTCTGACGGCGGCGATGAACTGACCCTCGACATGCTTGACGAACTCATCGTGTCTGTGGACGGTGAAAACCCGGACGTGCTGTTCATGAATCCCAAGCTGTGGCTCAAGGTCAACAAGCTGGTGCAGGGCACCGCCCGCGCCACCGAACAGGTCTCGGGCAACTTCGGCAAGCTGTACCCCACCTACGCTGGCATCCCCATCGCCAAGATCGGCAGCGTGAGCATGGACAACCCGGCCAACCCCGGCACCCCCATCGTGCTCAACCCGCTGGGCTTCAATGAGCCTGACCTTGATGACGGTTCCCAGAGCGTCACCACGTCCATCTACGCCGTGAAGTTCGGCAAGGGCGAGTACGTCTCTGGCCTCCAGTGCGGTGCCTTCGATGTCGAGGATTGCGGCAAGCTCCCCGGCATGAACAAGGAGCGCACCAAGCTGGATTGGATGGCTGGCCTCGCCACCTTCCACCCGAAGAGCGCGGCCCGTCTGCGTGGCCTGAAAGGCTAA
- a CDS encoding helix-turn-helix domain-containing protein — protein MNQIKAAEYCGYSVDTFRRHLRSYPLPKYGPKRNRFKAIDLDAWMEDPHKFKVITMRPRAEKMLSLAEQKAAVFGYGKTG, from the coding sequence ATGAATCAGATCAAAGCGGCAGAGTATTGCGGCTACAGCGTGGACACGTTTAGGAGGCACCTGAGAAGCTACCCCTTGCCCAAATATGGCCCGAAGAGGAATCGGTTCAAGGCCATCGACCTCGACGCATGGATGGAAGACCCGCACAAGTTCAAGGTGATCACGATGAGGCCGAGGGCAGAAAAAATGCTCTCTCTGGCAGAGCAGAAGGCCGCAGTTTTCGGGTATGGCAAGACCGGGTAG
- a CDS encoding glycosyltransferase family protein — MNRPRHAQIINELGKKQSMPAAAEQFECRGLGVETLFMGLGPEPDRLPEWFPVSGPVHYVESPEFEEQMGPDWAERIPGQFRRVQPDNITPKLLRKARVLRYSPGIRAFPAFWMPLVARLSATHAPNGPKKRSVWIPHGENDLLGRELGLAFAEAGFTVRTPDPDQLSRSAGTALPKLLRDETPALFLSVNFKGLDPFGLGYSLLREAGCTVATWLVDNPFSILTGLKSSYWQQMQLFMTDSSYMLPLRELGARHVHFLPLAASPDLFRGTGSLPGHARGIEERMVFVGRSEFPDKERYYAGQKLDANIFEQARAMLQQGQRPDFHWWHERLDADRLWPGNESRALGHAAEESGKAWRAMCLAATPELTIFGDEGWNALLPNADVRPPVDYYAGLPAVYREALICLNMTSMQLPAALTQRHFDVWCAGGFLLTDNTPGMGLFPEDMAQAVTFAAPDDIAAKREQFHAHPARTRELRASWEALILMEHTYTQRVASLLQTLELDEPRLVPPRA; from the coding sequence GTGAACCGACCCCGACACGCCCAAATCATCAATGAACTGGGCAAAAAGCAATCCATGCCCGCAGCCGCCGAGCAGTTCGAATGCCGGGGGCTTGGCGTGGAAACCCTGTTCATGGGGCTCGGGCCGGAACCGGACCGGCTGCCCGAATGGTTTCCCGTGTCCGGGCCGGTGCACTATGTGGAAAGCCCTGAATTCGAGGAGCAAATGGGGCCGGACTGGGCAGAGCGCATTCCCGGACAATTCCGGCGCGTGCAGCCGGACAACATCACGCCCAAGCTCCTGCGCAAGGCGCGCGTCCTGCGCTATTCGCCGGGCATCCGGGCCTTTCCGGCCTTCTGGATGCCGCTGGTGGCCCGGCTTTCGGCTACCCACGCACCCAATGGACCGAAAAAACGCAGCGTGTGGATTCCCCACGGCGAAAACGACCTGCTGGGCAGAGAGTTGGGGCTGGCCTTTGCCGAGGCCGGATTCACCGTGCGCACCCCCGACCCGGACCAGCTTTCCCGCTCCGCGGGCACAGCTCTGCCCAAACTGCTGCGGGACGAAACCCCGGCCCTGTTCCTTTCCGTGAACTTCAAGGGGCTGGACCCGTTCGGGCTCGGATACAGCCTGTTGCGCGAGGCCGGATGCACGGTGGCCACATGGCTGGTGGACAACCCGTTCAGCATCCTCACGGGCCTCAAGTCCTCCTATTGGCAGCAGATGCAGCTGTTCATGACCGACTCCAGCTACATGCTGCCGCTGCGCGAACTGGGCGCACGACACGTGCATTTCCTGCCGCTGGCCGCCAGCCCGGATCTTTTTCGCGGCACAGGCTCGCTGCCCGGCCATGCCCGGGGCATCGAGGAACGCATGGTCTTCGTGGGCCGCTCGGAGTTCCCGGACAAGGAGCGCTACTATGCGGGCCAAAAGCTGGACGCGAATATTTTCGAACAGGCCCGCGCCATGCTGCAACAGGGGCAACGCCCGGATTTCCATTGGTGGCATGAGCGGCTGGACGCGGACCGGCTCTGGCCCGGCAACGAGAGCCGCGCTTTGGGCCACGCGGCCGAGGAGTCCGGCAAGGCATGGCGCGCCATGTGCCTTGCGGCCACGCCGGAACTGACCATATTCGGCGACGAGGGCTGGAACGCGCTGCTGCCAAATGCGGACGTCCGCCCGCCCGTGGATTACTATGCGGGCCTGCCCGCCGTGTACCGCGAGGCGCTCATCTGCCTGAACATGACCAGCATGCAGCTCCCCGCGGCCCTGACCCAGCGGCATTTCGACGTCTGGTGCGCCGGAGGCTTCCTGCTCACGGACAACACGCCGGGCATGGGCCTTTTCCCGGAAGACATGGCCCAAGCCGTGACCTTTGCCGCGCCGGACGACATCGCCGCCAAGCGGGAACAGTTCCACGCCCACCCGGCCCGCACCCGCGAACTGCGCGCATCGTGGGAAGCGCTCATCCTCATGGAGCACACATACACCCAGCGCGTGGCCTCCCTGCTGCAAACGCTGGAACTGGACGAGCCGCGCCTCGTCCCGCCCCGCGCATAA
- a CDS encoding RlmE family RNA methyltransferase, with protein sequence MKKYKDHYFKRAKKDNFAARSVYKLQEIDKRFKIFRKGQTVIDLGAAPGSWTQWASNKVGPNGRVLGVDLQDTETAFADNVVFLQSDVFSDAPELLAAMEPLVPFDLVISDMAPKTTGVKFADQANSLELCEKAFEIALKHLKEGGHFVVKNFEGPDTRSYIDSLRPHFSSVKVFKPKSSRAESKETFIVGLGFTDAKG encoded by the coding sequence ATGAAGAAATATAAGGATCACTATTTCAAGCGGGCCAAAAAGGACAACTTTGCGGCCCGGTCGGTCTACAAGCTTCAGGAGATCGACAAGCGTTTCAAGATTTTTCGCAAGGGCCAGACCGTCATCGACCTGGGCGCGGCACCGGGGTCATGGACCCAGTGGGCCTCCAATAAGGTCGGTCCGAACGGCCGCGTGCTCGGCGTGGACCTGCAGGACACGGAAACCGCATTTGCGGACAACGTGGTCTTTTTGCAGTCGGACGTGTTTTCGGACGCGCCCGAACTGCTGGCGGCCATGGAACCGCTGGTCCCGTTCGATCTCGTTATCAGCGACATGGCACCCAAAACAACCGGAGTCAAGTTCGCGGACCAGGCCAACAGTCTTGAACTGTGCGAAAAGGCCTTTGAAATAGCGTTGAAGCATTTGAAAGAGGGCGGCCACTTCGTGGTCAAGAATTTCGAGGGGCCGGATACCCGGTCCTACATCGATTCGTTGCGTCCGCATTTCTCGTCGGTGAAGGTCTTCAAGCCCAAGAGTTCGCGGGCGGAAAGCAAGGAGACCTTCATTGTCGGACTTGGCTTTACGGACGCCAAAGGGTAA
- a CDS encoding YebC/PmpR family DNA-binding transcriptional regulator, with protein MAGHSKWANIQHRKGRQDAKKAKFFTKAAKDIILAAKAGGGNPEDNSTLRLAIQKAKAVNLPKDKIENAIKKGTGEIAGGDINEVVYEGYAPGGVAVLIEAATDNKNRTVAEIRHTLGKHGGNMGEAGSVSWMFNKKGVLTFSKEKFDEEQLMEVGLEAGAEDIIDDGDVFSVHCEPSDYMPVQQAFDDAEMAYEESELSQVPENMVPVDKETGAKVIKLIDAIEENEDVQNVYVNADFPDDLLDEMAD; from the coding sequence ATGGCCGGACACAGTAAATGGGCAAACATCCAGCATCGCAAGGGACGTCAGGACGCCAAAAAGGCGAAATTCTTCACCAAGGCCGCCAAGGACATCATTCTGGCCGCCAAGGCCGGGGGCGGCAACCCCGAGGACAACTCCACCCTGCGTCTTGCCATCCAGAAGGCCAAGGCCGTGAACCTGCCCAAGGACAAGATCGAGAACGCCATCAAGAAGGGCACCGGCGAGATCGCGGGCGGCGACATCAACGAGGTTGTTTATGAAGGATACGCCCCGGGCGGCGTGGCCGTGCTCATCGAGGCCGCCACGGACAACAAGAACCGCACCGTGGCGGAAATCCGCCACACGCTCGGCAAGCACGGCGGCAACATGGGCGAGGCCGGTTCGGTTTCGTGGATGTTCAACAAGAAAGGCGTGCTGACTTTTTCCAAGGAAAAGTTCGACGAGGAACAGCTCATGGAAGTGGGGCTGGAAGCCGGTGCCGAAGACATCATCGACGACGGCGACGTCTTTTCCGTGCACTGCGAACCTTCCGACTACATGCCCGTGCAGCAGGCCTTTGACGATGCGGAAATGGCCTATGAAGAATCCGAACTTTCCCAGGTTCCCGAAAACATGGTTCCCGTGGACAAGGAAACCGGCGCCAAGGTCATCAAGCTCATTGATGCCATCGAGGAAAACGAGGACGTGCAGAACGTCTACGTGAACGCCGACTTCCCGGACGATCTGCTGGACGAGATGGCCGACTAG
- the ruvC gene encoding crossover junction endodeoxyribonuclease RuvC, with protein MADKDSGIVVLGLDPGSRVTGYGIVREVSGQVTLVAEGTVRTPVKKSMATRLGVIFTELAQLIEEHAPAEAAIENVFVSKNVMSALKLGQARGAAMSACASSGLDVAEYEPTYVKKNLVGVGNAPKSQVAYMVAHTLGIRNPGWAEDASDALAVAICHLNERRLRKLTGGV; from the coding sequence ATGGCGGACAAGGATTCCGGCATAGTGGTTCTGGGGCTGGACCCGGGATCGCGGGTCACGGGCTACGGCATTGTCCGCGAGGTTTCCGGACAGGTGACGCTCGTTGCCGAAGGAACCGTGCGCACGCCCGTCAAGAAATCCATGGCCACGCGGCTGGGCGTGATCTTTACGGAGCTGGCACAGCTCATCGAGGAACATGCCCCGGCCGAGGCCGCCATTGAAAACGTTTTTGTTTCCAAGAACGTCATGTCCGCGCTCAAGCTGGGGCAGGCCCGGGGCGCGGCCATGAGTGCGTGCGCCAGCAGCGGTCTGGACGTGGCCGAATACGAGCCCACCTACGTGAAAAAGAATCTCGTAGGTGTTGGCAACGCACCCAAGTCGCAGGTGGCCTACATGGTGGCCCACACTTTGGGCATCCGCAATCCCGGCTGGGCCGAGGACGCCTCGGACGCGCTGGCCGTGGCCATCTGCCATCTCAACGAGCGCAGGCTCAGGAAACTCACGGGGGGCGTATGA
- the ruvA gene encoding Holliday junction branch migration protein RuvA yields the protein MIAYLEGRVLQVSDSGLILLTPGGVGYDIAAPTTVLSKLPAIGEEAQLYIHTAVAEKAIDLYGFASHEDREVFRTLISIDKLGPKKAMAILSHFDSDHLREIAFREDAAALATVPGIGPKSARQILWNLKDKVDKLGSGRTIAASSGKAEQPRGPQGEYFDALAGLKNLGYSEEEARPLLKEIYEQEPDLDAAAAIRVALKKIATART from the coding sequence ATGATCGCGTATCTTGAAGGCCGTGTTCTGCAGGTGTCGGATTCCGGTCTCATTTTGCTCACGCCGGGCGGTGTGGGCTACGACATTGCCGCGCCGACCACCGTGCTTTCCAAGCTGCCCGCCATCGGCGAGGAGGCCCAGCTCTACATCCACACCGCCGTGGCCGAAAAGGCCATCGATCTGTACGGATTCGCCTCCCACGAGGATCGCGAAGTTTTTCGTACGCTCATTTCCATTGACAAGCTCGGCCCGAAAAAGGCCATGGCCATCCTGTCCCATTTCGATTCCGACCATTTGCGCGAGATCGCGTTTCGTGAGGATGCGGCCGCGCTGGCCACGGTGCCGGGCATCGGCCCCAAGTCCGCGCGCCAGATCCTCTGGAACCTCAAGGACAAGGTGGACAAGCTCGGCTCCGGCCGCACCATTGCCGCGTCTTCGGGCAAGGCCGAACAGCCGCGCGGGCCGCAGGGCGAATATTTCGACGCCCTTGCGGGCCTCAAGAACCTGGGGTACTCCGAAGAGGAGGCCCGGCCTCTGCTCAAGGAAATTTATGAACAGGAACCGGATCTTGACGCTGCCGCAGCCATCCGTGTGGCGCTCAAGAAAATAGCGACGGCCCGCACATGA
- the ruvB gene encoding Holliday junction branch migration DNA helicase RuvB, protein MSKCTTVDDTIRPKRLSDFIGQEALRSNLDVFIKAATENGRPLDHTLFYGNPGLGKTTLARIMSSELGVNLVSTSGPVLERSGDLAAILTNLEEGDILFIDEIHRMPPTVEEVLYPAMEDFQIDLVIGSGPGARTVKIDLAPFTLVGATTRIGLLTSPLRDRFGCVFRIEFYSPDELGRIVQRAARIMGVEISEDGAETIGRRSRGTPRIANRLLRRVRDYAHVQGDGSIDTALAEMALDRLDVDPFGLDYMDRKILTVMVENYAGGPVGVKTLAAACSEEVRTIEEIYEPYLIQCGFLKRTQRGRVVTPKAYKHLKMRCLDDGDDDQHSLL, encoded by the coding sequence ATGAGCAAATGCACCACGGTTGACGATACCATCCGTCCCAAACGTCTATCCGATTTCATCGGGCAGGAAGCCCTGCGTTCCAATCTGGACGTGTTCATCAAGGCAGCCACGGAAAACGGCCGTCCGCTGGACCATACCCTGTTTTACGGCAACCCCGGGCTGGGCAAGACAACGCTGGCCCGCATCATGTCGTCCGAACTGGGCGTGAATCTCGTTTCCACATCCGGGCCGGTGCTGGAACGCTCCGGCGACCTTGCCGCCATCCTCACCAATCTCGAAGAGGGCGACATCCTGTTCATCGATGAAATCCACCGCATGCCGCCCACCGTGGAAGAGGTGCTCTATCCGGCCATGGAGGATTTCCAGATCGATCTGGTCATCGGCTCCGGGCCCGGGGCGCGCACCGTGAAGATCGACCTCGCGCCGTTCACCTTGGTGGGCGCCACCACGCGCATCGGCCTGCTGACCTCGCCCCTGCGCGACCGTTTCGGCTGCGTGTTTCGCATAGAGTTTTATTCCCCGGACGAATTGGGCCGCATTGTTCAGCGGGCCGCGCGCATCATGGGGGTGGAAATTTCCGAGGACGGGGCTGAAACCATCGGCCGTCGTTCCCGTGGTACGCCGCGCATTGCCAACCGCCTGTTGCGCCGGGTGCGTGATTACGCCCACGTGCAGGGCGACGGCTCCATTGACACCGCCCTGGCCGAAATGGCGTTGGACCGGCTGGACGTGGACCCCTTTGGCCTCGACTACATGGACCGCAAGATCCTGACGGTCATGGTGGAGAACTATGCGGGCGGTCCGGTGGGCGTCAAGACACTGGCCGCGGCCTGCTCCGAAGAGGTCCGTACCATAGAAGAAATCTACGAACCCTATCTCATTCAATGCGGCTTTCTCAAGCGCACCCAGCGCGGCCGGGTTGTCACGCCCAAGGCCTACAAGCATCTCAAGATGCGCTGCTTGGATGATGGCGACGACGACCAGCACTCCCTTCTGTAA
- a CDS encoding sensor domain-containing diguanylate cyclase, which yields MSQTGILLQALAKGAEALSHGSGWPENVDTLLAELGRATGVSRVWIFQNMEVSENSLIHDYVTEWTASPRYSLGDVPSMHMFQVDAENREYWKIIQERKRGEHQDLVIADLPDCWLRAFLQEQGVLSMLTFPVMVDGQWWGVLGLDDCEREKRWEEEEISVLRAAVCMLSNSILRSRLHAHARQFAILQRITDSLTWEYDFIRNRIWLGGHSVNTGRTATGNSHSPVRTLLHMFHPEDRRPFLQGVQQYIDNEQGTFRHDIRFRRKGSWVWAEVIGTLERDDKGRPVQLAGIALDIRRRKREEMHLAREARLDPLTGISNRRTFDHMLEHHLNRAEDAGGDLSLLLIDFDRFKQINDTWGHSVGDMVLKKFVNICSDCLRSDDVLARIGGEEFAIILPGATSRAAIRVGERIRLAVEELNLLLEAGAVSFTISIGCVTKNKKHDTPDAFVLDADKALYKAKHNGRNCVVKGD from the coding sequence GTGTCGCAGACCGGTATACTTCTTCAGGCGCTTGCCAAGGGCGCAGAGGCTTTGTCACACGGCTCGGGCTGGCCGGAAAACGTGGATACGTTGCTGGCCGAACTGGGCCGGGCCACGGGCGTCAGCCGTGTGTGGATATTTCAGAACATGGAGGTCAGCGAGAATTCGTTGATCCATGACTATGTGACCGAATGGACCGCATCCCCGCGCTATTCACTGGGAGATGTGCCTTCGATGCACATGTTCCAGGTTGACGCCGAAAATCGCGAATACTGGAAAATCATACAGGAACGCAAACGAGGCGAACATCAGGATCTGGTCATAGCCGACCTGCCTGATTGCTGGCTGCGCGCTTTTTTGCAGGAGCAGGGTGTCCTGTCCATGCTGACCTTTCCGGTAATGGTGGACGGCCAGTGGTGGGGCGTGCTCGGCCTTGATGATTGCGAGCGCGAAAAGCGTTGGGAAGAGGAGGAAATATCGGTCCTGCGGGCTGCGGTCTGCATGCTTTCCAATTCCATCCTGCGCAGCCGCCTGCATGCCCATGCCCGGCAGTTCGCCATTTTGCAGCGCATCACGGACAGCCTGACCTGGGAATATGATTTTATTCGGAACCGCATCTGGCTGGGAGGGCATTCCGTGAATACGGGCCGCACGGCTACAGGCAACAGCCATTCTCCGGTCCGGACCCTTTTGCACATGTTTCACCCCGAAGACCGTCGACCGTTTCTGCAGGGGGTGCAGCAATACATAGACAACGAGCAAGGCACCTTTCGACACGACATCCGGTTCCGGCGCAAGGGTAGCTGGGTCTGGGCCGAAGTTATCGGGACACTGGAACGCGACGACAAGGGCAGGCCCGTGCAGTTGGCCGGGATTGCGCTGGACATCCGCCGCCGCAAGCGCGAGGAAATGCACCTTGCCCGCGAGGCCCGGCTTGATCCGCTCACCGGCATTTCCAACCGCCGCACCTTTGACCATATGCTGGAACATCACCTGAACCGGGCCGAGGATGCGGGCGGCGATCTTTCGCTGTTGCTGATAGATTTCGACAGGTTCAAGCAGATCAACGACACCTGGGGCCACAGCGTGGGGGACATGGTACTCAAGAAATTCGTCAACATCTGTTCGGATTGCCTGCGTTCCGACGATGTCCTTGCGCGCATTGGCGGCGAGGAGTTTGCCATCATCCTGCCCGGGGCCACCTCCAGGGCCGCGATCCGTGTGGGCGAACGTATCCGGCTCGCCGTGGAAGAACTCAACCTGCTGCTCGAAGCCGGTGCGGTCTCCTTCACTATCAGCATAGGCTGCGTCACCAAAAACAAGAAACACGACACCCCCGATGCCTTTGTGCTTGATGCGGACAAGGCTCTCTACAAGGCCAAGCACAACGGCCGCAACTGCGTGGTGAAAGGGGACTGA
- a CDS encoding M20/M25/M40 family metallo-hydrolase has protein sequence MLDPKRLLDNFLDMVKIDSPSFKESAMAEYLKDFAKKQGWEVRVDAAGQKAGSNTGNVIVRIPGNGPGEPMAFSAHMDCVPPCLGIEPVVEDGIVTSAGETILGSDDKAGIAAILEAALHMGEENAQHPDLFLLFTIAEESGMHGAKNLDPADLPVKNVVVTDSGGPIGTVTVKAPAKAGITVTCHGKPAHAGMEPEKGVSAIQLAADAIARMNLLRVDEETTANLGSISGGTVTNIVAETCSFTAEARSLDNAKLRWQLDHMHSCCEEAARKIGGTIDFDYEISYPALDVPEDDPLLQRAAACCKALDLPFAAVPCGGGSDANILHGKDYRVINISNGMTNVHTTSEKIAVQDIVDTARMIAEFMKSPQ, from the coding sequence ATGCTCGATCCGAAACGACTTCTGGATAATTTTCTCGATATGGTAAAAATAGACAGCCCGTCCTTCAAGGAATCGGCCATGGCCGAATACCTGAAAGACTTTGCCAAAAAGCAAGGCTGGGAAGTGCGCGTGGACGCGGCCGGACAAAAGGCCGGAAGCAACACGGGCAACGTGATCGTACGCATTCCCGGCAACGGCCCGGGCGAACCCATGGCCTTTTCCGCACACATGGACTGCGTGCCGCCCTGCCTTGGAATCGAACCGGTGGTCGAAGACGGCATTGTGACCTCGGCCGGAGAGACGATCCTCGGCAGCGACGACAAGGCCGGAATAGCCGCCATTCTCGAAGCGGCCCTGCACATGGGCGAGGAAAACGCACAGCACCCGGACCTGTTTCTGCTGTTCACCATCGCCGAGGAGTCCGGCATGCACGGAGCCAAGAACCTCGACCCTGCGGACCTGCCCGTGAAAAACGTGGTGGTCACGGACTCGGGCGGTCCCATCGGCACGGTCACGGTCAAGGCCCCGGCCAAGGCCGGGATCACGGTCACCTGTCACGGCAAGCCTGCCCACGCGGGCATGGAGCCGGAAAAAGGCGTTTCCGCCATCCAGCTCGCGGCCGATGCAATCGCGCGCATGAACCTGTTGCGCGTGGACGAGGAAACCACGGCCAACCTCGGTTCCATTTCCGGCGGCACGGTCACCAACATCGTGGCCGAAACCTGCTCGTTCACAGCCGAAGCGCGCTCGCTGGACAACGCCAAGCTGCGCTGGCAGCTGGACCACATGCACAGCTGCTGCGAGGAAGCTGCCCGAAAAATCGGGGGCACAATCGATTTCGACTATGAAATCTCCTATCCCGCGCTGGACGTGCCCGAAGACGACCCGCTGCTGCAACGCGCAGCCGCCTGTTGCAAGGCACTGGACCTGCCCTTTGCCGCGGTGCCCTGTGGCGGCGGCAGCGACGCCAACATCCTGCACGGCAAGGATTACCGGGTCATCAACATCTCCAACGGCATGACCAACGTGCACACCACCAGCGAAAAAATCGCGGTTCAGGATATTGTCGACACTGCCCGCATGATCGCCGAGTTCATGAAAAGCCCGCAATAG
- a CDS encoding metallophosphoesterase, protein MWLIIVLTVSVFVTAYVGWRVIVPMSRRTGVRMAAWILLGALLIGPPMIRLLRDKGVPQSLLDAVQWADYIGLGFISFVVVFLLFKDTALLLRTLTRKLRPKKPAQRKIFFKNHDPERRRLLINTANAFIVAGAAPLTAYSVFEARRMPEVVRVNHPLPNLPADLNGLTIAQLSDTHIGPTIKGDWLARCVDEVNKLTPDMIVHTGDLIDGHASWLRPDVAPLADLKAPLGKFFCTGNHEYYSGVRSWLREVEHVGFQPLVDEHQLVQRGNGRLLMAGVADLRARHIEPSHESSPQKAMASAPAHHASILLAHRPKSVFEARKTGVNIQLSGHTHGGQFFPWTHVIHYFQPYVRGLHLVDNTRLYVNVGTGYWGPPLRLGTIPEITLHTLTRA, encoded by the coding sequence ATGTGGCTTATAATCGTCCTGACCGTATCCGTTTTCGTGACGGCCTATGTGGGCTGGCGCGTCATCGTGCCCATGTCCCGCAGAACGGGTGTGCGCATGGCAGCATGGATACTTTTGGGGGCATTGCTGATCGGACCGCCCATGATCCGCCTGCTCCGGGACAAGGGCGTACCCCAATCCCTGCTGGACGCTGTCCAGTGGGCCGACTACATAGGACTGGGTTTTATCTCCTTTGTGGTCGTGTTCCTTCTTTTCAAGGATACGGCCCTGCTCCTCCGGACCCTGACCCGAAAACTCCGGCCCAAAAAGCCGGCCCAACGCAAGATATTCTTCAAAAACCACGACCCTGAACGCCGCAGGCTGCTCATCAACACGGCCAATGCGTTCATCGTGGCCGGAGCCGCGCCCCTGACCGCCTATTCCGTCTTCGAGGCCCGCCGCATGCCGGAAGTGGTGCGGGTAAACCACCCTCTGCCCAACCTGCCCGCAGACCTGAACGGCCTGACCATCGCACAGCTTTCCGACACGCACATCGGCCCGACCATCAAGGGAGACTGGCTGGCCCGTTGCGTGGACGAGGTCAACAAACTCACCCCCGACATGATCGTCCACACCGGCGACCTCATCGACGGCCATGCCTCGTGGCTGCGGCCGGACGTGGCCCCACTGGCCGACCTCAAGGCTCCGCTGGGCAAGTTCTTCTGCACCGGCAACCACGAATACTATTCCGGGGTCCGCTCATGGCTGCGCGAGGTGGAGCATGTTGGCTTCCAACCGCTTGTGGACGAACACCAGCTGGTGCAACGCGGCAATGGCAGGCTGCTCATGGCCGGGGTGGCCGACCTCAGGGCCAGGCATATTGAGCCGTCCCACGAATCCAGCCCGCAAAAAGCCATGGCCAGCGCCCCGGCCCACCATGCATCCATACTGCTGGCCCACCGGCCCAAGTCCGTATTCGAAGCACGCAAGACAGGCGTGAACATACAGCTTTCCGGGCACACCCACGGCGGGCAGTTCTTCCCCTGGACCCACGTAATCCATTATTTCCAGCCCTACGTACGCGGCCTGCATCTGGTGGACAACACCCGCCTCTACGTCAACGTGGGCACAGGCTATTGGGGACCGCCGCTTCGGCTCGGCACCATCCCGGAAATCACCCTGCATACCCTGACCCGGGCATAA